In Thermofilum pendens Hrk 5, the sequence GGGGACCTCCTCCCGGAATTTAAGGCTACCGCCGCACGAGACCGATGGGCGGGTCTCCGGGCGCGCAGAGAGATCGCCGACAAATACATAAGAATACATAAATACTCCCCTTTCTACTGGGTTATGGTACTGCCGGGGCTGTTCGACGCCTCTGGACGCGCGGGTGGTGGCGCGTGAAGGTGAAGGTGTTAGCGGCACTGTTGCTCGCGGCGGCTGTGCCGGTCGCCTACCTCTTCTTCGCGGCCCAAAGACCTAGCGGCGCGACACTAACGCTGAGGGTGCACGGCCCGGGAGGCCTCGTCGTGAACGGCTCCGCCTACGGCAACGCGACGCTGAGGGTAAGCGTGCCAACCGCGGTCGAGGTCTCGGCGCTCCCGCTGAAGGGGTGGAGGCTCAAAGCCCTCCTCGTCAACGGGTCGCCTGCCAAGGCGGGCGCCCTGCGGGTCTCCGGCGATACTGTAATCGAGGCGTTCTTCGAGGAGGAGAGGTACACGGTCACGCTCAAAGTGCGCGGCCCCGGAGCCCTCCTAGTCAACGGAACAGCCTTCGGCAACGCCACCCTGACGATCCACGGGCAAGCAGTACTAGCGGTCAACGCCTCGCCCCAGCCGGGCTGGAGGCTAAAAACACTGATGGTAAACGGCTCCCCCACCCCGCCCGGCGAGGTGAGGGTCTCGGGCAATACTACAATCGAGGCTATCTTCGGGCGGAGTGAAGCCACCGTCACCCTAAGGGTTCGCGGGCCCGGAGCACTCGTAATCAACGGCACCAGCTACGGCAACGCCACGTTAACTCTCAAGGTGCCAGCCGTCTTGGTGATTAACGCCTCTCCCCAGCTAGGCTGGAGGCTGAAAGCTTTGCTCGTCAACGGCTCTCCCGCATTGCCCGGCGTCACAAAGATAAACGATGACACTACGATAGAGGCTGTCTTCAGGTCTATCATCTGCAGGCTCCTCGTCGTCGCCAACGCTTCGTGGGCTAGGGTGAAGGTGTACGGCGTGGAGTCCGGGGTCCCGCGCGAGGCGACGCTCCCATGCGGCTCCGAGGTCGAGGTAGAGCCCCTGGCGTCCGAGGACCTAGAACCCCTCAACTCCTCGATGAAGATCAAGCTGGAGGACGACGTCACCGTGACGCTCCTCTACAAGCTTAAAGGCGTAAAGCTCTACGTCGAAAACCCCGCCGCGATACCCGTGAAGGTAAAGGCCGTGAGGGGCAAAACCCTCCTAGCCGAGTGGAGCCTCAACACCTCCGCGACCCTCGAGTTCCCGAGGAACGCCAGCATAGTCCTAGACGCCAAGTGCATCTACAGGAACAACACCTGGATATGCCCATACGCCTACGTAAACGCCACCTGCTACCGCTGGATCCCAGGCCTAGTCGAGACCTTTAGGTTCTCGATGCCCATACCCGCCTCCAACGGCTCGACGCCGCCACTAGCCGGAGACGCCGTCCTAAGGATAGCCTACTACCGCTCCGCGACAAACAGGACAGACTTCTACGTCAAGGTAATCTACAACGGGAAACCAACGGACACCCTGCTACACTACTGGACGGTGTTCACCCAGGAAGGCGAGGTCGAAGACCTCGGAAACGGCACCCTCCTAGTACGCGGAGCCTGGGTCGGCTTCTTCCTCCAAGCACGCCCCGACACCAAGGTAGTAGTCAAGGTCAAAGGCTGGGGGCTAAGAATATGCAGGATAATATCCAACACAACGTACACCTTCCCAGACGGGGACGTCTGGAAGGGCCTCGTAGCTAGGTGCCGCGAGCCCAACTTGCTCAGGTGCCCCTGCGAGTACACCGTGACTTTCGACGGAGTAGACGTGAACAAAGTCACGGCGACGCCGGAGATCGGCGGCTCCTGGCGCCTCTTCGGGAAGGTCGGCGAAGAGCCCCTGATAAACCTGGGCTGGCTCTTCTTCGAGGGTAGCGGAGAAAGCTACGTGACGGTCGAGGTCTACGGGTAGCGCAACCCTAAAATAATTCTTTTCCCCCTCCCATCACGTGGACAACAAAACACGCCTGTTGCTGCTGCTAGTAGCGTTGCTGGCCTTCACAGCCGTAGCCAGCGCCGGGCCCTGCGTGCGCTTGTCGCTGTTTGTACAAATGTTCTAGGCTTTTGGTTGTATAACGTCGTTTTACATGAAAGTATAACAATGTTTTTGTAGAGAAAAACATGGGTTTGTTTGGCCGGCAATTTTGCATAACATTGTTAGATTTAAGTATACCTTCGTTATACTACTTCCAGTACCTCGGAGGCTCGCTGCGCCTCAGTGCCTCCTTCGGCTCCCACCTAAACCTCCATAAACCTCTCCCGGCGTCCTCTATAGCTACTCCGAGCTCTCCGATCAGCTTGTCGCTCATTAGAACCTCGCAGGCTAGGGGCGACACCACGATGTCCGCTTCGACCTCGGGGGAAGACGCTCCGGGCGCGAGAACGCTTACCCTGCAAGCTCTAGGCGCGACCCAAACCCTCAGTGGGCCCCCGGCGGTCTCGTACTCCGTCTCCTCGACCCCGGGCCCCGGAGGCCACAACCCGAGCTCTTGGGCCAGCCTGACCGGTACGAGGAGCTGGGGTGTCTCGGCTTCGTAGCCCGTGTTGGCGAGAGCGGGTGTCTCGACGGCTACGCCGCCCCGGGCTACCCTAAGCCTGACTCTTACCGCTATACTTGCCACCCCTACTCACTATCCTGCCTATCCTCGTCCTGTGGTCCCTGACTAGGCCTACGAAAGCCCTGCCCACGCGCTTAGCTTGGAGACGCGCGCCAAAAAAACTTTGCGCAAGGCTAAAGTACCGGGGGTTCGTCCGAAAGCCGGAGGTGGCCCGAGTGCGCTCCGCGACGAGGAGGGTTAGGGGCGTCGTGAAGCCGAGGATGAGCCTAGAGGAGCTCGAAGAGGCTTACTGGGCGAGCAGGCTCCGGAGCCCCGAACATCGGTAGGCCTCGAGGTAGCTGGAAGAGCTTTGCAGGCAAAGCTGTCCGCGTTGCTCTCGCATTTCTGGGGGTATCCGGGCTCGCGGAGTTTATCTAGGGGCTCGGCGTTGATACGAGGGGTATGTCTTTCGAAGAGGCGGAGGTTCTCAGGAGGAGGGCGCACGCTTTTCTGAGGAACGCGCTAAGGCTTATCGATGAGGGTGAGTACGACTTGGCGGCGTTCAGCCTGGAGCAGTACTGCCGGCTGATACTCGAGTACAAGTTGCTGGTGCTGAAGGGAAGCTACCCGAGAACCCACTCGCTGAGGAGGCTTATACGCGAGCTGGGCGAGGCGGAGCCCTCCGTCCTCGAGCTCGTGGAGAACGTCGGCAACCTGCACTACGTGGCGAGGCTTGAGGAGGCGTACCTGGCCTCCAGGTACTTCCCCACGGCCTACGAGGAGGCCGAGGTCAGGGACCTGGCGAGGTTCGTCGCCGAGGTGTTCAGGAGGCGTGTCGAGGGGTAGCGCTCTCCGCTTCCTCAGGGACTACAGGGCTGTCGCCGGGCTCGTGAAGGAGGTGGCTAGGCGCTTCGACCCCGAGGCGAGGGTCTTCGTCTTCGGCTCGGCGGTCAGGGGCGACTACACCGCGGCTAGCGACATAGACGTGCTCGTAGTGACGTCGGCGGTCGACAGGAAGTACGACTTAATGGTGGAGGTTTACAGGAGCACTGAGGCGCCAGTCGAGCTCCACGTAGCGAGCCCCGAGCAGTTCGAGAAGTGGTACAAGAGGTTCATACCGCCCAGCGAGCTGGTCGAGGTCTAGCCGGCCGCAACCTTAATACCGTCCTTCGCGCAACTCCCGGCGAGGTTAAATGAAGGTTGTCAGCGTGAAGGTCCCGGACTACGTCTCGGAGAGGGAGGTCCTGCTCTGGGTAGCGGAGGGGCTTTCCCGCAAGTACGCGAGGAGGCGCGTGCTCAAGCTACTCGAGGAGGGCGTCGCCGGCGTGGACGCCGAGAAGGCGCTCGAGGAGTTCGAGGAGACGAGGAGCGAGACCTGGAGGACCCTGGAGGAGGAGTACAGGAGGAGAGGTCTACTCTAATCCTCGATAGCAACATTCTATTCTCCGTCGTTTTAGCCGGCAGAGGATCAGGGACGCGCGTCGCAGTGCTTAAATAGAACCTTCTCACCTGTAGAGGCGTCGCGTATGGGGAAAGGGTCTCTTTCCTTCTACATCTCGCTGTACATAGTAGTCTTTATAACAATGATAGACCACTCGACGATATCTCCTATAGTGGCGCAGTACGCGAAGTCTCTGGGAGCCTCGGACTCCCTAGCAGGTATCATCGTGGCGTCGTACTCTATGTCTGCCCTAATCTCTCTACCCGTAGTGGGCCTACTGCTAGACAAGGTCTCGAGGGCAGGCGTGGTCCAGTCTCTCATACTCGCAGACCTGGCTGTAGTATACCTCTACACCCTCCCAAGAAGCCCCACGGAGCTACTCGTGGTGAGGGCTCTGCACGGGGCGGTAGACTCAGCCCTCTTTCCAGGTATACTGGCTGTATTTAGAGACATGGTCACTAGGAGACTGGAGACAGGGTTCACGCTATACTGGGTCGTGACGGGGACGCCGATAGCTATCGGGAGCCTGCTCGCGAGGACAGTAGTCCTGCACTACGGCTTCCGCGGGGTCTTCTACGCATTGATACCACTCTACGTTGCAGGCTTGATCGCCTCTATAGAGATCTCTAGGAGGTACAGGGAGGCCTTGGCCAGGAGAGCACTGTGGGAGGGGCCGAGGGATCCCGTGGCCCTCGGAACGCTGGTAGCCGCGTACGTCTCTGCATACATCCTCTACACGGGCATAGGGACCGTGGTGGGTAGTATGTCAATCTCTCTGACTAGAGGCCTGGGGCTCCCCAGGGAGGCCGCGGCCGCGGAGGTTGCTTGGTGGGCCTTTCAGGCCACCCTCTTCTCTCTCTTAGTCATGGCCTTCACCGCAAGACACGTTGTCAGAGAGGTCTCAAAAGCGCTGTGGGCCCTGGCGATAGGCCTGTCTGGCGTAGCTCTCTCCATGGGACTGCTTCTAGTGAGCATAGAGAGCCTCTCGAGGACCCTCTCGTCCCTATTCTTCGGGGTAGCTCTCGGCACGGTACTCCCGGCCTCCTCGAAGATCGTGTCCGACACCCACTATAAGTACAGGGGGAGGGCCTCTGCACTACTATCGGTATCCTTCCTCACAGGCGTCATAACAGGGGCTGTGGCCTCCTCGAGGCTCCTCGAGACGGCACACGGCCTCTACACGAACTACCTGCCCGCCGCGGCAGGCGCCTCTCTAGGACTCCTGCTCGTGCTCTACGTAGCCTCTAGGAGACGGGCCTCCCGCAGTACCTAGAGACCTCTGAGACCCCGTCCACGGGAGCCCGGCACAGCCCCTCGCGTTGAAGCGGCTACGCGCAACACGGGTGGTGCGATTCTTCTAGCTACGCGGAGAGCGGTCCAAGGCTTCTTGTGCACCACAAGGGGGCATCGACGACGTGCTAGGCACCTAGCGCCCCGAGCGCGCCAGCTCCTCGAGGCGGTCGAGCTTATCCACGCGGAGCGCCTTCAGGAACCTGTGCAGCTCCAAAGCCTCCCTTGCGCGTAGCGCGTCCACCATTACCTTCGCGAGCTCGACGGCCCTCGCGCCCTCAACCCTCACTACCTTCCCGCTGCGCACCCTGAACTCGAGCACGGGCTTCCCGTCCTCGAACCGCGCGTCCCCGCCCGAGAGGAAGAGCCCGACGAGCGTCATAGGGTGGTCTACGCGCACGAGCCTGCCCCCACCGTGAACTCCAGGTAAGGCTCGCCGCCCACTCCTAGTAGAAGCGTAGCCACGTGGCTACGAGCGCCTTCGCCAGCCGCTCGGCGGAGCCTCCCCTTGCCGCCTCGCTAAGCCCGTCGGCGACCTTCGCCAGGAGGGCTTGCTCGACGGGTAGGTCCGAGTAGCCGGCCACCTCCGAGACAGCCTCCTTCGCCGCCTCCAGCTCCCCGCACCCGACGAGCACGCAGACGGCGAGGAACTGGTGCCTCGTGTACCCTCCCCGGAGCATCTCGGAGCAAAGGCTCCCGAGAGCCTTGTCCTTCACAGCCCTGCACGGCCCAACCCTCCTACCCCCCGGCGCGAACGCCTCCAGGGCCTCCCGGGCCCCGTGCTCCTCGACCCTCCCGCCGCCCAGCCTCCCGAGCGCGTAGAGTAGCGAAGCGACAGCCCTCGCGTAGTCCGGGTCCACGTCGAAGTACTCGCCCCAGAGGGGCTTGAGCTGGGCGCCGCGCCCGCACAGCGCCCTCAGCGCAGAGACTGCGACGGCCTCGGCGTGTGCCAGGGCGTAGCGGGGGCCCAGCATCTCGCAGAGGGGGTCGTGGCCCTCGACGCACCTTTCCTCGTACTCCTCGCCGAGCGCGACCAGCCTGCCCGCGTGCTCCCAGAACCCCTCCTCGTCCCCGCCCAGCAGCGCCTCCATGACCCCCACCCTGAGGGCCCAGGACTCGGCCACGATAGCCCTCGCGAGGAAGGCCGGGTCCCCGAGCCTCGCGTACCGCGCCTTCTCCTCCTCGGCCACCCTCCTGAAGTACCCCCACGCCTCCCCGAGCCTCTTGAGGTACATTGCGACCATACCCCTCTCCAGGGCCACCGTGGTCCTAAGGGTGTCGGCGTCCACGCCCCCGGCAAGCCGGGCCCCCGGCCTCGGGAGGAGGGCCTCCGCCTTCCTCAGGTGCTCCTCGGCGCTCTCGAGCCTCCCGATAGCCCTCGCAGCCCTCGCCGCGTTGAGGTGGAGGAACGAGGAGACGCCGCCCGCGTCCTCAGGGTACGCCGCCGTTAGGAGCAGGAGCGAGAGGTAGGAGCCGCGCCGCGCCCCGCCGTCCGTGCTCAGGAGCGCTACGCTCGCTAGCACGCTTGAAGCCAGGACCGCCAGCCCCGCGTCGCCCTTGAAGTCCCTGCGCACGCGGTCGGCGGCGGCTAGGGCTAGGGGTGCAAGCTCGTTCGCCAGGTCCCACCTGCCGGAGGTGAGCGTCGAGGCCGCGACGCCGAGCGCGTGGCGGACGAGGCTACCGGAGCCCCCCTTCTCCACCTCTTCGAGAGCCCTGTCCAGCAGCCCCCTCGCCGCGACCAGGTAGATGCGCGCGGACGCGAAGTACCAGGTAGCCGAGGCCTCGTCCATCAGGTGGAGGGCTGACTCGAGCTCCTCGCCGCTCATCTCGTACGGGTCCGACATCGCCGCGTAGCCGATACCCCTCATAAGGGCGACCCCCCTCTCCCAGCCCTCCCCGTAGCCCTTCAGCTCCGAGCGCAGCCTCACGGCCCTCTCCCTGGCCGTGGGCTCCACGAGCTCGCCGAGCCTCGACGCGACCGCGTAGCCGACGGCCGCCGGCGCCACGGAGCCCTCCAGCTCGAAGTACTCCTTGATGCAGTCCCACTCGTCGAGCCACAAGTCGAAGCCCAGCACGAACACCCCCACAGCCTCCGCAACCCTGTCGAAGTGCTCCCCCACAGCCCCCACGAGCCTCCAGCCAACCCTAGACGCGAGGTACGAGCGGAGAGCCTCCTCGACGCCCACGCCCCCGCCGGCCTCCCTCAAAGCCTCCCTCACTATCCTCCTGGCAGGCCCCAGCACGAGCCTCCCGTACCCGGAGCCCCCGGCCCCGCGCCTAGCCCCGAGCACAGCCTCCCTTATCTCGGCGAACGTCCCGGCGTCAACCCTCGAAAACCAGCGCACGGCGCCCTCGAGGCCCCCCACGCCCTCCCCGGAGAACGAGGACAAGACGAGCTCAGCCATCCCCCTGGAGTGCGGCCCGAACACGGCGGTAGACACGAGCAAGGGGGCAAGCCTAGAAGCCGCCTCGCTACTCCCACCGTACACCTCGCTCCAAAGCACCCGCAACACATCCCCGCCCACGCGAACCCCCACTACAACGCCCCGCAGGCCTATAAAGTGGTTAACGGCAAGCCTGCGCTAGCGCCTCCTCTAGCTCTCCCGCAGGACCTCCCTGGGCTCCCACCTGAACCTCCAAAGCCCCCTCGCGAAGTCCTCGACCGCTATCTCGAGCTCCCCCGCCAAGACGTCGCTTATGAGCGGCTCGTCCGCCAGCGGCGAGACAACGACGTCCACCTCCCTCGACTCGGCGCCACCCGCCACCACGTGAACCCTAGCCGCACGCCTAGCAACCCACACCCTCAGGGGCCCACCGGCAGTCTCGAACACCTCCTCCCGCGCGTCGCCAGGCGGGGGCCAAAGCCCCAAAAACCCTCGCAAGCCCGACCGGGACCATCAGCTGGGGCGTCGTAGCCGCTGTTCACCAGGGCGACAACCTCCTCAGACCTACCCCCGCCTCTACCCTCACAGCCACGCCCAACACCCAGGAAGCCCTTCACACTGCCAACCCTAACCCTCCTCGCCTTAACCCTCCCAACCCTAGCCACCCAGACCCCCACGTACACTACACGCACAGGCTTAAAACTTTCAACGCTTTCACAGTTGCTTCTCAGGGCGGTAAAGCTTGCACTACTATACACCGGAGACGGCCTTCTTTCAATGCTTTCACAGTTGCTTCTGGCGGCGCTCTGGTCGCCGCTGCTGCGGGGCACCCCGCTGGACTTTCAATGCTTTCACAGTTGCTTCCTTTTAGGCTTCTCCGGCTCGAGCTTTACGAAGTTCCCTCTTTCAATGCTTTCACAGTTGCTTCGTTTCCTAAAAATTTCGTGATAATTTTCTCGCTAGACAGCTTTCAATGCTTTCACAGTTGCTTCCTCGAACAGCCAGACGTCCGCCCCCGCCCGTTTGTATACTTTCAATGCTTTCACAGTTGCTTCCCCAAGACATGGTGAAGGCGGCTATACTCAGCCTCGCGGCGCTTTCAATGCTTTCACAGTTGCTTCAGAGAGAAGTTCTATGTGACAGAGAACTGACATTAAGATTCATCTTTCAATGCTTTCACAGTTGCTTCACCGCGTCAACTTCGCCGTCGAGCACGCGCTCGTACTCTTTCAATGCTTTCACAGTTGCTTCCCGATCATTTTTCACAGCGGAGGGTCTATAAATTCTTTTCTCTTTGTTTCGAACTATGCAAAACTGCCCCTTTGACAAAGTTTACCCAAGAGAAACTTCGAAAACGGGCACAGGAGGATCCCGACAGAGATTGGGATTTCACGGGAGGCATTTTCAACAGAGATTCTTCCCGTCGAGAGGGATTCGTAAACAGAAAATCAAAATCCCGACCTCTGTCGGGAATTTGTAGGGAGGTTTTTCACGTTTTCTTTGTTGTAAAAGCGATCAAAGTTAAACCACCCTCTATAGGCAAGGTCCCCTCAGGTTGCTCCGCTCATCGTCATTCTTCGAGCCCCGGGGATCTGTTCTCGGAGAAGGCCTCCAGGCCTCCGCCGTGTGGCCCGGCAACGGGCCGCTAGACTACGACGGGGATCCTGGCCTTCCTGAGGAGCTCCCTGAACTCGTCTATGTTCATGCCCGCTATCCTGGAGGTCAGCCTTATGTCGCCCTTCTCGACGTACAGCTTCAAGGCGGCCCTCACCCTTGGGGGCTGCCTCTCTATGAACTCCCAGTCCGCCATCCTCCTCCTAAT encodes:
- a CDS encoding nucleotidyltransferase domain-containing protein; the encoded protein is MSRGSALRFLRDYRAVAGLVKEVARRFDPEARVFVFGSAVRGDYTAASDIDVLVVTSAVDRKYDLMVEVYRSTEAPVELHVASPEQFEKWYKRFIPPSELVEV
- a CDS encoding MFS transporter, with amino-acid sequence MGKGSLSFYISLYIVVFITMIDHSTISPIVAQYAKSLGASDSLAGIIVASYSMSALISLPVVGLLLDKVSRAGVVQSLILADLAVVYLYTLPRSPTELLVVRALHGAVDSALFPGILAVFRDMVTRRLETGFTLYWVVTGTPIAIGSLLARTVVLHYGFRGVFYALIPLYVAGLIASIEISRRYREALARRALWEGPRDPVALGTLVAAYVSAYILYTGIGTVVGSMSISLTRGLGLPREAAAAEVAWWAFQATLFSLLVMAFTARHVVREVSKALWALAIGLSGVALSMGLLLVSIESLSRTLSSLFFGVALGTVLPASSKIVSDTHYKYRGRASALLSVSFLTGVITGAVASSRLLETAHGLYTNYLPAAAGASLGLLLVLYVASRRRASRST
- a CDS encoding HEPN domain-containing protein; its protein translation is MSFEEAEVLRRRAHAFLRNALRLIDEGEYDLAAFSLEQYCRLILEYKLLVLKGSYPRTHSLRRLIRELGEAEPSVLELVENVGNLHYVARLEEAYLASRYFPTAYEEAEVRDLARFVAEVFRRRVEG